A genomic window from Streptomyces sp. 846.5 includes:
- a CDS encoding glycosyltransferase family 2 protein encodes MLTDPARPLKEADAAAAAADQADTPHVSIVLPCYNEEDHLLLELQRITKAMDESGYSYELLAVDDASTDGTLKVIQEAELEFPHLRAIAFRRNGGAGTVRRIGSQMARGEIVVWTDADMTYPNERIPELVRLLDEDRSIDQVVGARTTEEGSHKILRVPAKWVVRKIAEKLAGQRIPDLNSGLRAMRRDIALPYLRLLPPGFSCVTTITLAFLSNQHDISYLPIDYAKRAGKSKFRFVKDAYRYILQVLRMVMYFNPLKVLMPLALWLIGIGIAKGVFDMVTHPVRFAVNTVLIFITGLLIASLALLADLIVRSRQD; translated from the coding sequence ATGCTCACCGATCCCGCCCGGCCGCTCAAGGAAGCCGACGCCGCGGCGGCCGCGGCCGATCAGGCCGACACACCGCATGTCTCGATCGTCCTCCCCTGCTACAACGAGGAGGACCATCTGCTTCTCGAGCTGCAGCGGATCACCAAGGCCATGGACGAGTCCGGCTACAGCTACGAGCTGCTGGCCGTCGACGACGCCTCCACGGACGGCACCCTCAAGGTCATCCAGGAAGCTGAGCTGGAGTTTCCGCATCTGCGGGCGATCGCCTTCCGCCGCAACGGCGGGGCCGGCACCGTGCGCAGGATCGGCTCGCAGATGGCCCGGGGCGAGATCGTGGTCTGGACCGACGCGGACATGACCTACCCCAACGAGCGGATCCCTGAGCTGGTCCGACTGCTCGACGAGGACCGCAGCATCGACCAGGTCGTCGGCGCCCGCACCACCGAGGAGGGCTCGCACAAAATCCTCCGGGTCCCCGCCAAATGGGTTGTCAGGAAGATCGCAGAAAAACTGGCGGGCCAACGTATCCCGGACCTGAACTCCGGGTTGCGGGCAATGCGACGGGACATTGCGCTTCCGTATCTTCGGCTGCTTCCGCCGGGATTCTCCTGCGTCACGACGATCACCCTGGCATTCCTGTCGAATCAGCACGACATCAGCTACCTGCCGATCGACTACGCCAAAAGGGCGGGTAAGTCCAAGTTTCGGTTCGTCAAGGATGCCTACCGGTACATCCTTCAGGTCCTCCGCATGGTCATGTACTTCAACCCGCTCAAGGTGCTCATGCCGCTCGCCCTGTGGCTGATCGGCATCGGCATCGCCAAGGGCGTCTTCGACATGGTGACGCACCCGGTGCGGTTCGCCGTGAACACCGTGCTGATCTTCATCACGGGCCTGCTGATCGCCTCGCTGGCGCTGCTGGCCGACCTGATCGTGCGGTCCCGGCAGGACTGA
- a CDS encoding glycosyltransferase, producing MRVLVFGTYDTSAHPRVGIIADGLRAHGMDVQECNVPLGLDTAGRVAMLAQPWRVPLLLLRLASRWWQLARSARRMPRPDVVLVGYLGHFDVRLARLLFRRTPIVLDHLISASDTARDRRLSSGGVKQMLLRAIDAGALRAASVVVVDTEEHRAALPESARERAVVVPVGAPDYWFEAGAAAAAARTSAGADPAPLSVVFYGLFTPLQGAPVITAAMAALEGVPVELTMIGRGQDSEAARSAAPTDGSVRWLDWVPAAELPAVVAGHDVCLGIFGTGPKALRVVPNKVFQGAAAGCALITSDTEPQRRELGDAAVLVPPGDPEALAAALRKLAEDRGELDRMKQAARAAAEDRFGPAEVVQPLVSLLTRG from the coding sequence ATGCGCGTTCTGGTCTTCGGCACCTACGACACGTCCGCTCACCCCCGGGTCGGCATCATCGCCGACGGGCTGCGCGCCCACGGGATGGACGTCCAGGAATGCAACGTCCCGCTGGGGCTGGACACCGCGGGGCGGGTGGCCATGCTGGCCCAGCCGTGGCGGGTGCCGCTGCTGCTGCTGCGCCTGGCCTCGCGCTGGTGGCAGCTGGCCCGGTCGGCCCGGCGGATGCCGCGGCCCGATGTGGTCCTGGTCGGCTACCTGGGCCACTTCGACGTACGGCTGGCCCGGCTGCTGTTCCGGCGGACCCCGATCGTGCTGGACCACCTGATCAGCGCCAGCGACACGGCCAGGGACCGCAGGCTGTCCAGCGGCGGCGTCAAGCAGATGCTGCTGCGGGCCATCGACGCGGGCGCGCTGCGGGCCGCCTCGGTGGTCGTGGTGGACACCGAGGAGCACCGCGCGGCGCTGCCGGAGTCGGCCAGGGAGCGTGCGGTCGTGGTCCCGGTCGGCGCACCCGACTACTGGTTCGAGGCCGGCGCCGCGGCCGCGGCGGCCCGCACCTCCGCAGGCGCCGATCCGGCCCCGCTGAGCGTGGTCTTCTACGGTCTGTTCACCCCGCTGCAGGGCGCGCCGGTCATCACCGCGGCGATGGCCGCCCTGGAGGGTGTGCCGGTCGAGCTGACGATGATCGGACGCGGCCAGGATTCGGAGGCCGCCAGGAGCGCGGCCCCGACCGACGGCTCCGTCCGCTGGCTGGACTGGGTGCCCGCGGCCGAGCTCCCCGCCGTGGTGGCCGGTCACGACGTCTGCCTGGGCATCTTCGGCACCGGGCCCAAGGCGCTGCGGGTGGTCCCCAACAAGGTCTTCCAGGGGGCTGCCGCGGGCTGCGCCCTGATCACCTCCGACACCGAGCCGCAGCGGCGCGAGCTGGGCGACGCGGCGGTGCTGGTACCGCCCGGCGACCCGGAGGCGCTGGCCGCGGCGCTGCGGAAACTCGCCGAGGACCGGGGCGAGCTCGACCGGATGAAGCAGGCGGCCCGAGCGGCGGCCGAGGACCGCTTCGGCCCTGCGGAAGTGGTTCAGCCCCTGGTGAGCCTGCTCACCAGGGGCTGA
- a CDS encoding lysylphosphatidylglycerol synthase transmembrane domain-containing protein — protein MPDPAVNEAEQDVSRHPQAPASPAGATRTARLRGLMNKGPLGRVVRLVFVLAAVGLGGYALASQWSQVRSGLADLGWAAVAGALVAVLLAALTSMQSWRVLLGAFGSRPPLRGAAQVFFVGQLGKYLPGSVWSVVAQMDLGRAYRIPPRRSASAAALTMLVSLVSGLLCTVCALPFLQGGAIGRYGWAFLAVPVILAVLHPRLLNPLLERLLRLARRPALEHRVSGRAIGLSLAWSLLYWALVGLQIWILAVSMGAPAVKTLAPAIGGFAFAWSVGFLIVIDPAGAGVREVILVAMLLPVMDEGRATAVALVSRVLTIVADLLTAALAGWFGRGMAAAAAQEGQDAQEGQDLG, from the coding sequence ATGCCCGACCCCGCAGTCAACGAAGCTGAACAGGATGTCTCCCGGCACCCCCAGGCACCGGCGTCACCGGCCGGGGCGACCCGGACGGCCCGCCTGCGCGGCCTGATGAACAAGGGTCCGCTGGGCCGGGTCGTGCGGCTGGTCTTCGTGCTGGCCGCGGTCGGGCTCGGCGGCTATGCGCTGGCCTCCCAGTGGAGCCAGGTCAGGTCCGGGCTGGCGGATCTGGGCTGGGCGGCCGTGGCCGGCGCGCTGGTCGCCGTGCTGCTGGCAGCGCTGACCTCCATGCAGTCCTGGCGGGTGCTGCTGGGGGCCTTCGGCTCCAGGCCCCCGCTGCGCGGAGCCGCGCAGGTGTTCTTCGTCGGTCAGCTCGGCAAGTACCTCCCGGGTTCGGTGTGGTCCGTGGTGGCGCAGATGGACCTGGGCCGGGCCTACCGGATCCCGCCGCGCCGCTCGGCCAGCGCCGCCGCGCTCACGATGCTGGTCTCGCTGGTCAGCGGGCTGCTCTGCACGGTCTGTGCGCTCCCCTTCCTGCAGGGCGGTGCCATCGGCCGCTACGGCTGGGCGTTCCTCGCGGTCCCGGTGATCCTCGCCGTGCTGCACCCCCGGCTGCTCAACCCGCTGCTGGAGCGGCTGCTCAGGCTGGCCCGTCGGCCGGCCCTGGAACACCGGGTCTCCGGCCGGGCGATCGGCCTCTCGCTGGCCTGGTCGCTGCTGTACTGGGCGCTGGTCGGGCTGCAGATCTGGATCCTGGCGGTGAGCATGGGCGCCCCCGCCGTGAAGACGCTGGCCCCCGCCATCGGCGGCTTCGCCTTCGCCTGGAGCGTCGGCTTCCTGATCGTGATCGACCCCGCCGGGGCCGGGGTGCGCGAAGTCATCCTGGTCGCGATGCTTTTGCCGGTCATGGACGAGGGTCGGGCCACGGCGGTGGCCCTGGTGTCCAGGGTGCTGACGATCGTGGCGGATCTGCTGACCGCTGCCCTGGCAGGCTGGTTCGGCCGGGGCATGGCCGCTGCTGCCGCTCAGGAGGGCCAGGACGCTCAGGAGGGCCAGGACCTCGGCTGA
- a CDS encoding diiron oxygenase yields the protein MSTHPLYTVPVAEGTWTVPATGSARFNWEAMYPGQKNGAGRERLLALYQKGKDKQWDAVKRIDWSLEVDPYDPLGLPDEAMAIHGTPYWAKFSSKDRADLRRHYASWQFSQFLHGEQGAMVCAARIVESVPDLDAKFYSATQTMDEARHAELYSRFLHEKMGVLYPINDNLQSLLGDTLRDSRWDMPYLGMQVLIEGLALAAFGLLRDTTTKPLPKQLLAYVMQDEARHVAFGRMALRDYYAGLSAAELAEREEFVIEGCYLMRDRLRGVEVLTNFGIPLKDAEEISEQSEYLQFFRKLLFSRIVPCVKDIGLWGPKLQQAYVDMGVLELGDSNLDLLMRQDEEIAEQLDAERFAAEEAARVAEVEEAIAEGAVEGAASAS from the coding sequence ATGTCGACCCACCCCCTCTACACCGTCCCGGTCGCCGAAGGAACCTGGACCGTCCCCGCCACCGGATCGGCCCGCTTCAACTGGGAGGCCATGTATCCCGGCCAGAAGAATGGCGCCGGCCGGGAGCGGCTGCTGGCGCTCTACCAGAAGGGCAAGGACAAGCAGTGGGACGCGGTCAAGCGCATCGACTGGTCCCTGGAGGTGGACCCCTACGACCCGCTGGGGCTGCCGGACGAGGCGATGGCCATCCACGGCACCCCGTACTGGGCCAAGTTCAGCTCCAAGGACCGCGCCGACCTGCGCCGGCACTACGCCTCCTGGCAGTTCAGCCAGTTCCTGCACGGTGAGCAGGGCGCCATGGTGTGCGCGGCCCGCATAGTCGAGTCCGTCCCGGACCTGGACGCCAAGTTCTACTCGGCGACCCAGACCATGGACGAGGCCCGCCACGCGGAGCTGTACTCCCGGTTCCTGCACGAGAAGATGGGGGTGCTCTACCCCATCAACGACAACCTGCAGTCGCTGCTGGGCGACACCCTGCGCGACTCCCGCTGGGACATGCCCTACCTCGGCATGCAGGTGCTGATCGAGGGCCTGGCGCTGGCCGCGTTCGGGCTGCTGCGGGACACCACCACCAAGCCGCTGCCCAAGCAGCTGCTGGCCTATGTGATGCAGGACGAGGCCCGGCACGTGGCCTTCGGACGGATGGCGCTGCGCGACTACTACGCCGGCCTCTCCGCCGCGGAGCTCGCCGAGCGCGAGGAGTTCGTGATCGAGGGCTGCTACCTGATGCGGGACCGGCTGCGCGGGGTGGAGGTGCTGACCAACTTCGGCATCCCGCTGAAGGACGCCGAGGAGATCAGCGAGCAGAGCGAGTACCTGCAGTTCTTCCGCAAGCTGCTCTTCTCCCGGATCGTGCCCTGCGTCAAGGACATCGGGCTGTGGGGGCCGAAGCTGCAGCAGGCGTACGTCGACATGGGCGTCCTGGAACTGGGCGACTCCAACCTGGACCTGCTGATGCGTCAGGACGAGGAGATCGCGGAGCAGCTGGACGCCGAGCGCTTCGCCGCCGAGGAGGCGGCCCGGGTGGCGGAGGTCGAGGAGGCCATCGCCGAGGGCGCCGTCGAGGGTGCAGCCAGCGCTTCTTGA
- a CDS encoding aldehyde dehydrogenase family protein has protein sequence MTLQLKPGTSWDDTYARCLTAAPEAFTPDRLLNLVRGDWHATGTPGEHSTPLDGTPIPGPPRIGAEEAAAAVDFAVTEHRGWSATPLDERKARVLAAVEALAGQRDLLAMLLVWEIGKPWRLACADVDRALDGVRWYLENIDRQLGSRTALPGPVSNIASWNYPMSVQVHAELVQLLAGNAVIAKTPSQGGFHCLTLAHALMRRAGLPVTLLSGMGSQIADSLIRSPGLGALAFVGGRANGRRAATSLADLNRRHFLEQEGLNTWGVWDYSDWTTLAAHLRKGFEYAKQRCTAYPRYVVQRRLFPAFLETYLAVLGNLRFGHPLAVADPEAPLPELDFGPVIHAAKAAELVRHFDDAVIARAVPLHRGTLADGSFLPGQDTAAYIAPASVLDPPPNWALHHSEPFGPLDSVVLVDTESELLAAMNAGNGSLVASIATDDPDFAARIAPDLLAFKVGINKPRSRGDREEVFGGLGASWKGAFVGGDLLVQAVSHGPEGEDEKLYGNFPGYSLYPAR, from the coding sequence GTGACCCTCCAGCTCAAGCCCGGGACTTCCTGGGACGACACCTACGCCCGCTGCCTGACCGCCGCGCCCGAGGCGTTCACCCCCGACCGGCTGCTGAACCTGGTCCGCGGCGACTGGCACGCCACCGGCACCCCCGGCGAGCACAGCACGCCGCTGGACGGCACCCCGATCCCCGGGCCGCCGAGGATCGGCGCCGAGGAGGCCGCGGCCGCCGTCGACTTCGCGGTCACCGAGCACCGCGGCTGGTCGGCGACGCCCCTGGACGAGCGCAAGGCCCGGGTCCTGGCCGCCGTCGAGGCCCTGGCCGGCCAACGGGACCTGCTGGCCATGCTGCTGGTCTGGGAGATCGGCAAGCCCTGGCGGCTGGCCTGCGCCGACGTGGACCGTGCCCTGGACGGGGTGCGCTGGTACCTGGAGAACATCGACCGCCAGCTCGGCTCGCGGACCGCGCTGCCGGGTCCGGTCTCCAACATCGCCAGCTGGAACTACCCGATGAGCGTCCAGGTGCACGCCGAACTGGTGCAGCTGCTGGCCGGCAACGCGGTGATCGCCAAGACCCCGTCCCAGGGCGGCTTCCACTGCCTCACGCTGGCGCACGCGCTGATGCGCCGCGCCGGGCTTCCGGTCACCCTGCTCTCCGGCATGGGCTCGCAGATCGCCGACTCGCTGATCCGTTCACCCGGCCTGGGCGCACTCGCCTTCGTCGGCGGACGGGCCAATGGGCGCCGCGCCGCGACCTCGCTGGCCGACCTGAACCGCCGTCACTTCCTGGAGCAGGAGGGCCTCAACACCTGGGGCGTCTGGGACTACAGCGACTGGACGACACTGGCCGCGCATCTGCGCAAGGGCTTCGAGTACGCCAAGCAGCGCTGCACCGCCTATCCGCGCTACGTGGTGCAGCGCCGGCTCTTCCCGGCGTTCCTGGAGACCTACCTGGCCGTCCTCGGCAATCTGCGCTTCGGGCACCCGCTGGCCGTCGCCGACCCCGAGGCGCCGCTGCCGGAGCTGGACTTCGGCCCGGTGATCCACGCCGCCAAGGCCGCCGAGCTGGTCCGGCACTTCGACGACGCGGTGATCGCCCGCGCCGTCCCGCTGCACCGGGGCACCCTCGCCGACGGCAGCTTCCTGCCCGGCCAGGACACCGCCGCCTACATCGCCCCGGCCAGCGTGCTGGACCCGCCGCCCAACTGGGCGCTGCACCACTCCGAGCCGTTCGGGCCACTGGACTCGGTGGTCCTGGTGGACACCGAGTCCGAACTGCTCGCCGCCATGAACGCGGGCAACGGCTCGCTGGTGGCCAGCATCGCCACCGACGACCCCGACTTCGCCGCCAGGATCGCGCCGGACCTGCTGGCCTTCAAGGTCGGCATCAACAAGCCCCGCTCGCGCGGGGACCGCGAGGAGGTCTTCGGCGGCCTGGGCGCCTCCTGGAAAGGCGCCTTCGTCGGCGGGGACCTGCTGGTCCAGGCGGTCAGCCACGGCCCCGAGGGCGAGGACGAGAAGCTCTACGGCAACTTCCCCGGCTACTCCCTCTATCCGGCCCGCTGA
- a CDS encoding M23 family metallopeptidase → MYSAHARHGCCRRHAHRRTALMALAATGALAFATIGLPVMAAATDSPAVAPAVSGGSADAAQSVAAPARQAAAARARWSAPVPGAPMSEAYGVVNSEYAAGYHTGTDFAVDAGTDVLAVGDGTVVSADRRTCYGNTVVVELPDGRYALYAHLSAFEVTAGQQVRAGQRVARSGDTGNSTGPHLHFEIRTADYYGADIDPLAYLRGKGVTDF, encoded by the coding sequence ATGTACAGCGCCCATGCCAGGCACGGCTGCTGCCGACGGCATGCCCACCGTCGTACGGCCCTGATGGCACTGGCCGCGACCGGAGCCCTGGCCTTCGCCACAATCGGCCTGCCGGTGATGGCGGCGGCGACGGACAGTCCGGCGGTCGCCCCGGCGGTGTCGGGCGGCAGCGCGGACGCCGCACAGAGCGTGGCCGCTCCGGCCAGGCAAGCCGCAGCCGCACGGGCCCGGTGGTCGGCCCCCGTCCCGGGCGCGCCGATGAGCGAGGCCTACGGCGTGGTGAACAGCGAGTACGCCGCCGGCTACCACACCGGCACCGACTTCGCCGTCGACGCCGGCACCGACGTGCTCGCGGTCGGCGACGGCACCGTGGTCTCGGCGGACCGGCGGACCTGCTACGGCAACACCGTGGTCGTCGAGCTCCCCGACGGCCGCTACGCCCTGTACGCGCACCTGTCGGCCTTCGAGGTGACGGCAGGTCAGCAGGTGCGGGCCGGCCAGCGGGTCGCCCGTTCGGGCGACACCGGCAACTCCACCGGACCGCATCTGCACTTCGAGATCCGCACCGCCGACTACTACGGCGCGGACATCGACCCGCTGGCCTATCTGCGCGGCAAGGGCGTCACCGACTTCTGA
- a CDS encoding TetR/AcrR family transcriptional regulator has translation MTTQTPRGDTRARILDIALELFAEHGYDKTSLREIADRLGVTKAALYYHFRTKEDILAGIVDTMSAPIEEAIAWGREQPYSPALRDEIVRRFAEGMQSRQPLLRFFHENQPTIRELKVGGRFKDLMFALTKLMLGPDPTFEDRVRASISLMTVNVAQFIGEACVGDPEASVGLPDAEGRRDVALRVALDIAEGIGKPGPH, from the coding sequence ATGACCACCCAGACACCTCGCGGGGACACCCGGGCGCGCATCCTCGACATCGCCCTGGAGCTGTTCGCCGAGCACGGGTACGACAAGACCTCACTGCGCGAGATCGCCGACCGCCTGGGCGTCACCAAGGCAGCGCTGTACTACCACTTCCGGACCAAGGAGGACATCCTCGCCGGGATCGTGGACACCATGAGCGCGCCCATCGAGGAGGCCATCGCCTGGGGCCGGGAGCAGCCGTACAGCCCGGCCCTGCGGGACGAGATCGTGCGCCGCTTCGCCGAGGGCATGCAGTCGCGGCAGCCGCTGCTGCGGTTCTTCCACGAGAACCAGCCGACCATCCGCGAGCTGAAGGTGGGGGGCCGCTTCAAGGACCTGATGTTCGCACTCACCAAGCTGATGCTCGGCCCCGACCCGACCTTCGAGGACCGGGTGCGCGCCTCGATCTCGCTGATGACCGTCAACGTCGCCCAGTTCATCGGCGAGGCCTGCGTCGGGGACCCCGAGGCGTCGGTCGGGCTTCCGGACGCGGAGGGCCGCCGGGACGTCGCCCTGCGGGTGGCCCTGGACATCGCCGAGGGGATCGGCAAGCCCGGCCCGCACTGA
- a CDS encoding MDR family MFS transporter yields MAQDQIPQQGEAADGGADPDPDAQIIRSPREIRIVLSGLLIAMLLAMLDNMIVGTAMPTIVGDLGGVNHLSWVVTSYILATTASTPIWGKLGDLYGRKGIFMASIVIFLAGSALSGLSQNMNELIIFRALQGLGAGGLIVGVMSIMGALVPPRERGKYQGMFAAVMAVAMIGGPLVGGTITDHLSWHWIFYINLPLGALALIVIAVTLHLPQVRSTARIDYLGAGLLTVGIVALVLVTTWGGQSYAWGSWQVAGMLALAAVSLAGFVRVEQRVAQRGEEPVLPLHLFRSRNFSLICGLGFVVGFVMFGAITFLPLYQQSVQGASATNSGLLLMPMMLGVLVVSLVVGQAVTRTGRYKIYPVVGSLVMTAGMLLLSRLDTGTSRFTSGLFMVVLGAGLGFLMQLTMLVAQNSVALRDIGVASSSSTFFRTIGGSFGVSLFGALFSSRVTHTMTERLGASGGKAIAGHAQLTPGMLTHLPTPVREAYDHAVANGVHSIFLWGAVISAVGIVVAVFLEEVPLRATPKPSSEAESQVAVEV; encoded by the coding sequence ATGGCTCAGGACCAGATTCCGCAGCAGGGGGAGGCGGCCGACGGCGGCGCGGACCCCGATCCGGACGCGCAGATCATCCGCTCCCCGCGGGAGATCCGGATCGTGCTCAGCGGACTGCTGATCGCGATGCTGCTGGCGATGCTCGACAACATGATCGTCGGTACCGCGATGCCGACCATCGTGGGCGACCTCGGCGGCGTCAACCACCTCTCCTGGGTGGTCACCTCCTACATCCTGGCGACCACGGCCTCCACCCCCATCTGGGGCAAGCTCGGCGACCTCTACGGCCGCAAGGGCATCTTCATGGCCTCGATCGTGATCTTCCTGGCCGGGTCCGCGCTGTCCGGGCTCTCCCAGAACATGAACGAGCTGATCATCTTCCGGGCGCTGCAGGGCCTGGGCGCCGGCGGCCTGATCGTCGGGGTCATGTCGATCATGGGCGCGCTGGTGCCGCCGCGCGAACGCGGCAAGTACCAGGGCATGTTCGCGGCCGTGATGGCCGTCGCGATGATCGGCGGACCCCTGGTCGGCGGCACCATCACCGACCACCTCAGCTGGCACTGGATCTTCTACATCAACCTGCCGCTGGGCGCCCTCGCCCTGATCGTCATCGCGGTCACCCTGCACCTGCCGCAGGTCCGCTCGACCGCCCGGATCGACTACCTCGGCGCGGGGCTGCTCACGGTGGGCATCGTGGCCCTGGTCCTGGTCACCACCTGGGGCGGCCAGAGCTACGCCTGGGGCTCCTGGCAGGTCGCCGGGATGCTCGCGCTGGCGGCGGTCTCGCTGGCCGGATTCGTGCGGGTCGAGCAGCGGGTGGCGCAGCGCGGTGAGGAGCCGGTGCTGCCGCTGCACCTGTTCCGCAGCCGCAACTTCAGCCTGATCTGCGGGCTGGGCTTCGTGGTCGGCTTCGTCATGTTCGGCGCGATCACCTTCCTGCCGCTCTACCAGCAGAGCGTGCAGGGCGCCTCGGCGACCAACTCCGGGCTGCTGCTGATGCCGATGATGCTGGGCGTGCTGGTCGTCTCCCTGGTCGTCGGACAGGCCGTCACCCGCACCGGGCGGTACAAGATCTACCCGGTGGTCGGGTCCCTGGTGATGACCGCAGGCATGCTGCTGCTGTCCCGGCTGGACACCGGCACCAGCCGGTTCACCTCCGGCCTGTTCATGGTGGTGCTGGGCGCGGGGCTGGGCTTCCTCATGCAGCTCACCATGCTGGTGGCGCAGAACAGCGTGGCGCTGCGGGACATCGGCGTCGCGTCCAGCAGCTCCACCTTCTTCCGCACCATCGGCGGCTCCTTCGGCGTCTCCCTGTTCGGCGCGCTGTTCAGCTCGCGGGTCACCCACACCATGACCGAGAGGCTCGGCGCGAGCGGTGGCAAGGCGATCGCGGGCCACGCCCAGCTCACCCCGGGGATGCTGACCCACCTGCCGACCCCGGTCCGGGAGGCGTACGACCACGCGGTCGCGAACGGGGTGCACAGCATCTTCCTGTGGGGCGCGGTCATCAGCGCGGTCGGGATCGTTGTCGCGGTGTTCCTGGAGGAAGTGCCGCTGCGGGCCACTCCGAAGCCGTCGTCCGAAGCCGAATCGCAGGTGGCTGTGGAGGTCTGA
- a CDS encoding A/G-specific adenine glycosylase, which yields MTETLSLHRAVLHEAVLGWYAEHARELPWREPSAGPWAVMVSEFMLQQTPVKRVLPMYQAWMERWPTPADLAAAPAGEAVRAWGRLGYPRRALRLHAAATAITEQHGGEVPVDHAALLALPGVGEYTAAAVASFAHRQRHAVLDTNVRRVFARLVDGREYPPTTTTAAERRTATELLPEDPETAATWAVAVMELGALVCTARTPSCGGCPVARECAWRGAGYPAHDGPPRKGQTYAGTDRQVRGKLLAVLREAHGEVPQGALDAVWGDSVQRGRALDGLVADGLVEPVAPGVYRLPG from the coding sequence ATGACAGAAACTCTCAGCCTCCACCGCGCCGTCCTCCACGAAGCCGTCCTCGGCTGGTACGCCGAGCACGCCCGCGAGCTCCCCTGGCGGGAGCCGTCCGCCGGGCCCTGGGCGGTGATGGTCAGTGAGTTCATGCTGCAGCAGACCCCGGTGAAGCGGGTGCTGCCCATGTACCAGGCCTGGATGGAACGTTGGCCGACCCCCGCCGACCTCGCCGCGGCGCCCGCCGGAGAGGCGGTACGGGCCTGGGGACGCCTCGGCTACCCGCGCCGGGCGCTGCGGCTGCACGCGGCGGCGACCGCGATCACCGAGCAGCACGGCGGGGAGGTCCCGGTCGACCACGCGGCGCTGCTGGCCCTGCCCGGCGTCGGCGAGTACACCGCTGCCGCGGTGGCCTCGTTCGCCCACCGGCAGCGGCATGCGGTGCTGGACACCAATGTCCGCCGGGTGTTCGCACGGCTGGTGGACGGCCGCGAGTACCCGCCGACGACGACGACGGCCGCGGAGCGGCGCACCGCGACGGAGCTGCTGCCGGAGGACCCGGAGACCGCGGCGACCTGGGCGGTCGCGGTGATGGAGCTGGGCGCGCTGGTGTGCACCGCGCGGACGCCCTCGTGCGGGGGGTGCCCGGTGGCACGGGAGTGCGCGTGGCGGGGGGCGGGATACCCGGCGCATGACGGCCCGCCTCGGAAGGGGCAGACCTACGCGGGGACCGACCGACAGGTGCGGGGCAAGCTTCTCGCGGTGCTGCGGGAGGCCCATGGGGAGGTCCCGCAGGGGGCGTTGGACGCCGTCTGGGGGGATTCTGTGCAGCGGGGGCGGGCGTTGGATGGGTTGGTAGCTGACGGGTTGGTGGAGCCGGTCGCACCGGGGGTGTATCGGCTGCCCGGCTGA
- the disA gene encoding DNA integrity scanning diadenylate cyclase DisA, which produces MAANDRADRSSREEALLRASLSAVAPGTPLRDGLERVLRGRTGGLIVVGFDKTVEALSTGGFVLDVEFSATRLRELCKLDGAVVLDKDITRIVRAGVQLVPDANIPTEETGTRHRTAERVNKQTGYPVVSVSQSMRLIALYVNGVRRVIEDSAAILSRANQALATLERYKLRLDEVAGTLSALEIEDLVTVRDVTAVAQRLEMVRLINREIAGYVIELGTDGRLLSLQLDELIAGVEPERELVARDYFPERAAKRGRTVQDVLTDLEGLTHGDLLDLQTVAKALGYPGTPEALDAAVSPRGYRLLAKVPRLPNTVIERLVEHFGGLQKLLAASIDDLQTVEGVGESRARSVREGLSRLAESSILERYV; this is translated from the coding sequence GTGGCAGCCAACGACCGGGCGGATCGCTCCTCCCGCGAGGAGGCCCTTCTGCGGGCCTCACTGAGCGCCGTAGCACCAGGCACGCCCCTGCGCGACGGCCTGGAGCGCGTACTGCGCGGCCGTACGGGCGGGTTGATCGTCGTCGGCTTCGACAAGACCGTCGAGGCCCTCAGCACCGGCGGATTCGTCCTCGACGTGGAGTTCTCCGCGACCCGGCTGCGCGAGCTCTGCAAGCTCGACGGCGCCGTCGTCCTGGACAAGGACATCACCAGGATCGTCCGGGCCGGAGTCCAGCTCGTCCCGGACGCCAACATCCCCACCGAGGAGACCGGCACCCGGCACCGCACCGCCGAGCGGGTCAACAAGCAGACCGGCTACCCGGTGGTCTCCGTCAGCCAGTCCATGCGGCTGATCGCGCTCTATGTGAACGGTGTGCGCCGGGTCATCGAGGACTCCGCCGCGATCCTCTCCCGCGCCAACCAGGCCCTGGCCACCCTGGAGCGCTACAAGCTGCGCCTGGACGAGGTGGCCGGCACGCTCTCCGCGCTGGAGATCGAGGACCTGGTGACGGTCCGTGATGTGACCGCGGTCGCGCAGCGGCTGGAGATGGTCCGCCTGATCAACCGTGAGATCGCCGGCTATGTGATCGAGCTGGGCACCGACGGCCGGCTGCTGTCGCTCCAGCTGGACGAGCTGATCGCCGGGGTCGAGCCGGAGCGCGAGCTGGTCGCCCGCGACTACTTCCCGGAGCGCGCGGCCAAGCGCGGCCGCACCGTCCAGGACGTGCTGACCGACCTGGAGGGGCTGACCCACGGCGATCTGCTGGACCTGCAGACCGTCGCCAAGGCGCTCGGCTACCCGGGCACCCCGGAGGCCCTGGACGCCGCCGTCAGCCCGCGCGGCTACCGGCTGCTGGCGAAGGTGCCGCGGCTGCCCAACACGGTCATCGAGCGCCTGGTGGAGCACTTCGGCGGGCTGCAGAAGCTGCTGGCCGCCAGCATCGACGACCTGCAGACCGTCGAGGGGGTCGGCGAGTCGCGGGCCCGCTCGGTGCGCGAGGGGCTATCCCGGCTCGCCGAGTCCTCGATCCTGGAGCGCTACGTCTGA